Proteins encoded in a region of the Stieleria neptunia genome:
- a CDS encoding sialidase family protein has translation MNNHIDSKPYLIPLLLIAGSFLAKPAVAEQPALTDTGFPVASVFVGGQDGYKIYRIPAVIRAANDDLLAFCEARQGGDASEIDLVMKRSADGGKTWSPLQVVQKNSDFRDLVAEDVNEITIGNPAPVVDLLDPDHPGRIWMPFTLENDRVFVISSDDHGASWSPRREITQDVKKEAWGWYATGPVHSIQIRRGPHRGRLVIPTDHRLGEDGRDGGDLGAHVVISDDHGQTWRLGAVDETYKDGIGANETTVVELADGTLYFNTRNQLGGKPGTRAEAWSRDGGDTFDSRDPQWKAFRPSPAVLDPPVVQCSLLAASDNLIVFSGPDQNGPSGPGRSDLRLRYSTDQARSWQDGPLIHTGPAAYSDLVLINDDAVGVLFENGDASGKSAYQRISFARVSMTKIRAASGNGR, from the coding sequence ATGAACAACCACATCGATTCAAAACCCTACTTGATCCCTCTGCTGTTGATCGCGGGCAGTTTCCTTGCGAAACCCGCGGTCGCCGAGCAGCCCGCGTTGACCGACACCGGTTTTCCGGTCGCCAGTGTGTTTGTCGGCGGCCAAGACGGTTACAAAATCTATCGCATCCCGGCGGTCATTCGTGCGGCCAACGATGACCTGCTGGCGTTTTGCGAAGCACGCCAGGGCGGCGATGCCAGCGAGATCGATCTGGTGATGAAACGTTCCGCCGACGGCGGTAAGACGTGGAGCCCGCTGCAGGTCGTCCAAAAGAACAGTGACTTTCGCGATCTGGTCGCCGAGGACGTGAATGAAATCACGATCGGCAATCCCGCCCCCGTCGTCGACCTGCTTGACCCGGACCATCCGGGACGCATTTGGATGCCGTTTACGCTCGAGAACGATCGCGTGTTCGTGATTTCCAGCGATGACCACGGCGCAAGTTGGTCCCCGCGGCGGGAGATCACCCAGGACGTCAAGAAAGAAGCTTGGGGCTGGTACGCGACCGGCCCGGTGCATTCGATTCAAATCCGGCGCGGCCCCCATCGCGGACGATTGGTCATCCCGACGGACCATCGGCTCGGGGAAGACGGTCGGGACGGCGGCGATTTGGGGGCTCACGTGGTGATCAGCGACGATCACGGGCAGACGTGGCGACTGGGCGCGGTCGACGAAACCTACAAAGACGGGATCGGCGCGAACGAAACCACCGTGGTCGAACTTGCCGACGGGACACTCTACTTCAACACCCGCAACCAACTCGGCGGAAAACCGGGCACACGAGCCGAAGCATGGAGCCGCGACGGCGGTGATACCTTTGACTCGCGCGATCCACAGTGGAAAGCCTTTCGCCCATCGCCCGCGGTACTCGATCCGCCCGTCGTGCAATGTTCCCTGCTTGCAGCCTCCGACAACCTGATCGTGTTCTCAGGCCCCGACCAAAACGGCCCCAGCGGCCCGGGACGCAGCGACTTGCGTCTTCGCTATTCGACCGACCAAGCCCGATCGTGGCAGGACGGACCACTGATTCACACCGGCCCCGCCGCCTACAGCGACCTGGTGTTGATCAACGACGACGCGGTCGGCGTCTTGTTCGAAAACGGTGATGCGTCAGGAAAAAGTGCCTACCAACGCATCAGCTTCGCCCGGGTCAGCATGACAAAGATTCGAGCTGCCAGTGGAAACGGGCGGTAG
- a CDS encoding TonB-dependent receptor domain-containing protein: MGEAPSADAIRFAIPNDDLDREADRFRRETSPLRQTTMLQPTPFGTPVVSVQEPVAQTDPATSLTTQLFGRSSLDRSVLRQARLGVASFSTDIVRGREASSVVSTDLGSLLRKSPGGLSVKTQRRTPIVNDTRVRSSRVGALAASGSHWVPAREDLDTALSKIDSRLVNDVIIIPGPYSSVYGPGFHFVDFELLQSPRFAGGNELHGQTSFDHQSNGNQWLAQQSLWAGGEDWGMRGNYSHRYGSDYEDGDGSSVPSSYESREFTVALGRDLGDDRSIEFSLLRLDQTDVEFPGYVFDIDYLVTDGYEVAYIDANPEIGDRVETEVWYNRTRFEGNAQNIAKRPQFPFLNRIRYIGFTDVDSMSTGYRRGRTWGEAGDDVSWTVGHDLRFVKQELNEISDAVTLGFPFPVTDRNSPIPKSFAANPGLFAEYNERLLDCYTFKAGARVDYVQTDITADPAGLREVGLDAFPASYEEIVGTSISQTDRVMWSLYGSLTREHNEALTTSASLGFGQRAPTLTELYAAQPFLLLLQNGLNNVTGDPTLKQEKMLQADLSLDFDGDYLRCGTRGFYGWAFDYITFENTQVTAGPPSGDVQQVSLRYVNTSLATLAGFESFLELLPQERLSPFVTMRYVDGRDRTRNGDFATTNGAQGSASTKVPGLARGFFSGITGGDSEPLPGISPLETRIGFRLRDATADPNWNVELAARIVDDQDRVATSLLENATPGFTVYDVRGTYRPRFNDNLLLAFGIENFTDKTFREHLDFRSLTGVSVYQPGINFYVGADLTY; the protein is encoded by the coding sequence GTGGGCGAAGCTCCGTCGGCTGACGCGATTCGTTTCGCCATTCCGAACGATGATCTGGATCGGGAAGCGGATCGGTTTCGCCGTGAAACGTCTCCACTTCGCCAGACGACGATGTTGCAGCCGACGCCGTTCGGAACACCTGTTGTCTCGGTTCAGGAACCTGTGGCGCAGACCGATCCGGCGACCAGCCTGACGACTCAACTTTTTGGTCGTTCCAGCCTGGATCGCAGCGTCTTGCGACAAGCGCGTCTGGGTGTCGCGAGTTTCAGTACAGATATCGTGCGTGGTCGGGAAGCATCGTCGGTGGTTTCAACGGATCTCGGCAGTCTGCTGCGGAAATCGCCTGGCGGGCTGAGCGTGAAGACTCAGCGGCGGACACCGATTGTGAACGATACCCGTGTGCGCAGCTCTCGCGTCGGGGCACTGGCGGCATCGGGATCACACTGGGTGCCGGCGCGAGAAGATCTGGACACGGCGCTCAGCAAGATCGATTCACGGCTGGTCAACGACGTGATCATCATCCCCGGGCCATACAGCAGCGTGTACGGTCCCGGGTTTCATTTCGTTGATTTCGAATTGCTTCAATCGCCTCGTTTTGCCGGCGGGAATGAACTCCACGGACAGACGAGTTTTGATCACCAAAGCAACGGCAATCAGTGGCTCGCCCAGCAAAGCCTGTGGGCCGGCGGTGAAGATTGGGGAATGCGCGGCAATTATTCGCATCGTTACGGCAGCGATTACGAAGACGGCGACGGAAGCAGTGTTCCGTCGAGCTATGAATCGCGGGAGTTTACCGTCGCGCTGGGACGCGATTTAGGTGACGACCGATCCATCGAGTTCTCGTTGCTGCGTCTGGACCAGACGGATGTCGAATTTCCAGGCTATGTGTTCGACATCGATTACCTGGTGACCGATGGATACGAGGTCGCCTACATCGATGCGAATCCTGAGATCGGTGATCGGGTTGAGACCGAAGTCTGGTACAACCGCACGCGTTTCGAAGGCAACGCACAGAACATCGCCAAACGTCCGCAATTCCCCTTTCTCAATCGAATTCGATACATCGGTTTCACGGATGTGGATTCGATGTCCACCGGTTATCGACGCGGTCGGACTTGGGGCGAAGCAGGCGACGACGTCAGTTGGACGGTGGGTCACGACCTTCGTTTCGTGAAACAAGAACTGAATGAGATTTCGGATGCGGTCACCCTCGGATTTCCGTTCCCCGTGACGGATCGCAACTCGCCGATCCCCAAGTCGTTCGCCGCCAACCCGGGTCTGTTTGCCGAGTACAACGAGCGGCTACTGGATTGCTACACGTTCAAGGCCGGTGCCCGTGTCGACTACGTCCAGACCGATATCACGGCCGATCCCGCTGGACTTCGCGAAGTCGGGCTCGACGCGTTCCCCGCTTCCTACGAAGAAATCGTAGGAACGTCGATTTCGCAGACGGATCGGGTGATGTGGAGCCTGTATGGCTCGTTGACGCGAGAACACAATGAAGCCTTGACGACGTCTGCCTCGCTGGGATTCGGACAACGTGCGCCGACGTTGACAGAACTCTATGCCGCCCAGCCCTTTCTGTTGCTGTTGCAGAACGGCCTGAACAATGTCACGGGGGATCCGACCCTGAAGCAAGAGAAAATGCTGCAGGCAGATTTGAGCCTTGACTTCGATGGCGACTACCTGCGCTGCGGAACGCGCGGGTTCTATGGCTGGGCATTCGATTACATCACCTTTGAAAACACGCAAGTCACGGCCGGCCCGCCTAGCGGCGACGTCCAGCAGGTCAGCTTGCGATACGTCAATACGAGCCTTGCGACGTTGGCTGGTTTCGAGTCGTTCCTGGAATTGCTTCCCCAAGAACGCTTGAGCCCGTTTGTGACGATGCGATATGTCGACGGACGGGATCGCACACGAAACGGCGACTTTGCAACGACCAACGGCGCACAGGGCTCCGCGTCGACCAAGGTCCCCGGTTTAGCACGCGGTTTTTTCAGTGGCATCACGGGAGGAGATTCCGAACCGTTGCCGGGCATTTCGCCCTTGGAAACTCGCATCGGCTTTCGGTTGCGGGATGCGACAGCCGATCCGAACTGGAACGTCGAACTGGCGGCTCGGATTGTTGATGACCAGGATCGCGTCGCGACAAGCTTGCTCGAAAACGCAACGCCCGGCTTCACCGTTTACGATGTTCGTGGAACGTACCGTCCCCGTTTCAATGATAACCTGTTGCTCGCGTTCGGCATCGAAAACTTCACCGACAAGACCTTCCGCGAGCATCTCGATTTTCGCTCGCTGACGGGTGTGTCGGTGTACCAACCCGGAATCAACTTCTACGTCGGTGCCGACCTGACCTACTAA
- a CDS encoding serine/threonine-protein kinase, protein MTDSSKQYSIDSICDEFESHWASDRRPQLEEFLDRVPAALRAELLTELLQVELWRRHQESSGPDQDHYKNRFPDLVDAVDAGFRAFHSKSEATIDGVAEIDVQHPPADPLLTVDPLETFDPELTTDPLGANTPTEGEGPTKAVAGTGGQRGSSTIRSGNGGTGKAAPKHANDPNTRYRPTEMHARGGLGAVFRARDQELNRVVALKEILPEHSDKLRYQEKFIFEAEVTGALEHPGIVPVYGLGRYSDEQPYYAMRFIHGRSFRELIREFHKRHQPPTSASFFSREFRSLLRRLIETCNAIHFAHEHGVIHRDIKPANVMLGDYGETLVVDWGLAKLFDPQHASVEEYDQPTKIDVQGSGSSKTVHGTVVGTPMYMSPEQAYGKIDHLDGRTDIYSLGAVLFHLVTGENPIDGRTSVDIIVNVRQGKTRSVRDVTKSAPAALASICHKSMAMDPSQRYTTAIALADDIDRWLNDEAVLAHVPHENVLDRAGRLIRRYRSWTISGAMALLMITAISVVAGLLVNQARKQEQLAKEQERLAKVDAVEFKQDAVERYRESRNAIDTWLVQSTDALEFFPGTSAVRKRLLERAVEDYERLAQRESRDPQLTLERGRAIVRVGDLTLMQQDFQAAEKHYAAAMQIFRDAPDDDNLSVPFQSEHANVRIRIGNAYAEQKKIPEAEQQFQAAIEQLVGLIDPNQDPLSNRLPRRLLATAYVNAGKLFVGLDSERAIEYLTDGLDQYDLLGDAADETTQLGRATARDLLGQVYRDAGDHDQAMVFFDQSADALQQLVDAQPDHPNYLNALASVYVSKAASFRTRGLDAAMFESLSQAIDFYRALRNSLPDLPRYALNLAIAQTALGLAQHEAASNREAELTLTEAFTLLDELVTTYGQSSRILEALASCQDARGQVFLDLHEDPGDALRTAQDILLLLSQSATSDDEVIRLFEQLAIAQSHLAQAYQRLDQTELSRQKFDEAIKRLESLIGIQGEVPRLVNALAHTHYRAGLMLADQNDLDAESQFGIARDLWIGIDGEGTASDADSLAWLLATCPTDSITDPAEARRYAKQAVKLAPENPRYLTTLALAAALEGEADAAIKSLQRCKTLRGHWVDRDLYVLAMAEQLAGNTDKAKQAFDDAETWRMEHQPFEPEILRLRQIVRAGMED, encoded by the coding sequence GCTCTTGACCGTGGACCCGCTGGAGACGTTTGATCCCGAATTGACCACCGACCCTCTCGGGGCGAACACTCCGACGGAAGGCGAGGGGCCGACAAAGGCCGTCGCGGGGACAGGTGGTCAGCGCGGATCCTCCACGATTCGCTCCGGAAATGGTGGGACCGGGAAAGCCGCCCCGAAACACGCCAATGATCCCAACACGCGGTACCGTCCGACTGAAATGCACGCGCGCGGCGGCTTAGGCGCGGTGTTCCGTGCCCGCGACCAAGAACTCAACCGCGTCGTTGCCCTCAAAGAAATCCTTCCCGAACACTCCGATAAACTCCGCTATCAGGAGAAATTCATCTTCGAAGCGGAGGTGACGGGGGCGCTCGAGCATCCCGGGATCGTTCCGGTTTACGGCCTCGGTCGGTACAGCGACGAACAACCGTATTATGCGATGCGGTTCATTCACGGCCGTTCGTTTCGCGAACTGATTCGTGAGTTTCACAAGCGCCACCAACCGCCGACGAGCGCGAGCTTCTTTTCCCGTGAGTTTCGGTCCCTGTTGAGGCGACTGATCGAAACCTGCAACGCGATTCATTTCGCGCACGAACACGGCGTGATCCACCGCGACATCAAGCCCGCCAATGTCATGCTGGGTGACTACGGTGAAACCCTGGTCGTCGACTGGGGATTGGCCAAGTTGTTTGATCCCCAGCACGCGTCCGTTGAGGAGTACGACCAGCCGACAAAAATCGACGTGCAAGGGAGTGGATCGTCGAAAACGGTCCACGGCACCGTCGTCGGGACGCCGATGTACATGAGCCCCGAACAAGCCTACGGGAAAATCGATCATTTGGACGGCCGGACGGATATCTACAGCTTGGGCGCCGTGTTGTTCCATTTGGTCACGGGGGAAAATCCGATCGACGGCAGGACGTCGGTCGACATCATCGTCAACGTTCGCCAGGGAAAGACGCGATCCGTGCGTGATGTGACGAAGTCGGCACCCGCTGCGCTCGCATCGATCTGTCACAAGTCGATGGCGATGGATCCGTCACAACGTTACACGACGGCGATTGCGTTGGCCGATGACATTGATCGTTGGCTGAACGATGAAGCCGTGTTGGCCCACGTGCCCCACGAAAACGTACTTGACCGCGCTGGTCGACTGATTCGCCGTTACCGTAGCTGGACGATCTCGGGGGCCATGGCGTTGCTGATGATCACCGCCATCTCCGTCGTCGCGGGGCTGCTGGTGAATCAAGCCCGCAAACAAGAACAGCTTGCCAAGGAACAAGAACGCTTGGCCAAGGTCGACGCCGTCGAGTTCAAACAGGATGCGGTTGAACGTTACCGCGAATCGAGAAATGCGATCGATACGTGGCTGGTGCAAAGTACCGATGCGCTAGAATTTTTTCCCGGGACAAGTGCGGTGCGGAAGCGATTGCTCGAGCGCGCCGTTGAAGACTACGAGCGTCTGGCACAACGCGAAAGCCGCGACCCCCAACTGACGCTCGAACGCGGGCGGGCGATCGTCAGGGTTGGCGATCTGACGCTGATGCAGCAAGATTTCCAAGCGGCGGAAAAGCACTACGCCGCCGCGATGCAGATTTTCCGCGACGCCCCAGACGACGACAATCTCTCCGTGCCATTTCAATCGGAACACGCCAACGTGCGAATCCGAATCGGCAACGCTTATGCCGAGCAAAAGAAAATACCCGAAGCCGAGCAACAGTTTCAGGCGGCGATCGAGCAACTGGTCGGGCTCATCGATCCCAACCAAGATCCGTTGTCAAACCGATTGCCGAGACGATTGTTGGCGACGGCGTATGTGAATGCCGGGAAGTTGTTCGTTGGCCTGGATTCGGAGCGTGCCATCGAGTACCTCACCGATGGATTGGACCAATACGACCTTCTTGGCGATGCAGCCGATGAAACGACCCAGCTCGGTCGGGCCACGGCACGGGATCTGCTCGGTCAGGTCTATCGCGATGCGGGCGATCACGATCAGGCGATGGTTTTCTTTGACCAAAGCGCGGACGCATTGCAGCAACTTGTCGACGCCCAACCCGATCATCCCAATTATCTCAATGCGCTCGCGTCGGTCTACGTTTCCAAAGCCGCAAGTTTTCGCACCCGCGGCCTGGACGCGGCCATGTTTGAATCGTTGTCACAGGCGATCGACTTCTATCGGGCGCTGCGAAATTCGCTTCCCGATCTACCCCGTTACGCTCTGAACCTGGCCATCGCACAGACCGCCCTGGGACTGGCCCAGCATGAAGCTGCGAGCAATCGGGAAGCCGAATTGACGTTGACCGAAGCGTTCACGTTGCTTGACGAGTTGGTCACCACCTACGGCCAGTCGTCGCGAATCCTCGAGGCGTTGGCCAGTTGCCAGGACGCTCGGGGCCAGGTCTTTTTGGACTTGCACGAAGATCCCGGCGACGCGTTGAGAACTGCGCAAGATATCCTGTTGCTACTCAGCCAGTCGGCGACATCCGACGACGAAGTGATACGCTTGTTCGAACAACTGGCGATCGCTCAAAGCCATTTGGCTCAAGCCTATCAGCGGCTGGATCAAACGGAGCTTTCGAGGCAAAAGTTCGACGAAGCGATCAAGAGGCTGGAGTCGCTGATCGGGATTCAAGGCGAGGTTCCCAGGCTCGTCAATGCACTTGCCCATACACATTATCGTGCCGGTTTGATGCTCGCCGATCAAAATGATCTCGACGCCGAGTCACAGTTCGGAATCGCCCGAGACCTTTGGATCGGCATCGATGGTGAAGGGACTGCGAGCGATGCCGACAGTCTGGCGTGGTTGCTGGCGACATGCCCCACGGATTCCATCACTGATCCTGCTGAGGCGCGCCGCTATGCCAAACAGGCCGTGAAACTCGCTCCGGAAAACCCGCGGTATCTCACGACGCTTGCCTTGGCGGCCGCGCTTGAGGGAGAAGCCGATGCAGCGATCAAATCGCTGCAGAGATGCAAGACGCTCCGCGGACACTGGGTGGATCGAGATCTTTACGTGCTCGCGATGGCTGAACAACTGGCCGGCAACACGGACAAAGCGAAGCAAGCTTTCGACGATGCAGAGACGTGGCGAATGGAACATCAACCGTTTGAACCAGAGATCCTTCGACTGCGGCAGATCGTACGTGCGGGGATGGAAGACTAG